Proteins from a single region of Candidatus Thermodiscus eudorianus:
- a CDS encoding 30S ribosomal protein S17e, translating to MGKVRTTLVKRTARKLLEKYPDLFTGDFEHNKRMVSQLIEYDSKKLRNQIAGYITHLVNIARKRAKKEAEA from the coding sequence ATGGGTAAAGTCCGCACTACGCTGGTGAAGAGGACTGCGAGAAAACTATTGGAGAAGTATCCCGATCTATTTACTGGTGACTTTGAACATAACAAGCGGATGGTATCGCAGTTGATCGAGTATGACAGTAAGAAGCTAAGGAACCAGATAGCCGGGTATATAACGCACCTAGTTAACATAGCCAGGAAGCGGGCCAAGAAAGAGGCCGAAGCGTGA